In the Paludisphaera rhizosphaerae genome, one interval contains:
- the rpsB gene encoding 30S ribosomal protein S2 — MSLVVKDLIDAGVHFGHRASRWNPKMKPYIYGKRNLIHIIDLKETVRGLLRATKYFNKVASQNGLILFVGTKRQASETIVEECTRSGMPYVTERWLGGTLTNFRTIRSRLERLEELETILDGEQASSYSKKMISTLSRERKKIERNLSGIRNMTRLPEALLVVDPRREHIAVAEARKLGIKVVALLDTDCDPDLIDLPIPGNDDSMRSIELVIKRLTDAIIDGKAAAPAEPPPSADRDDRDDRRGGDRRDRGDRRRGPGGPRDGGIRMGGPRPPAPAPVAEAAAPAPAPVESAPVEPAPASEPAPVESTPAPASEDAAPAEGV, encoded by the coding sequence GTGTCACTGGTCGTTAAGGATCTGATCGACGCCGGCGTGCACTTCGGCCACCGGGCCAGCCGCTGGAACCCGAAGATGAAGCCGTACATCTACGGCAAGCGCAACCTGATTCACATCATCGACTTGAAGGAAACCGTCCGCGGCCTGCTCCGCGCCACGAAGTACTTCAACAAGGTGGCCTCGCAGAACGGCCTGATCCTGTTCGTCGGCACCAAGCGGCAGGCTTCCGAGACGATCGTCGAGGAGTGCACCCGCAGCGGCATGCCCTACGTCACCGAGCGTTGGCTGGGCGGCACGCTGACCAACTTCCGGACCATCCGCAGCCGGCTGGAGCGGCTTGAGGAGCTGGAGACGATCCTCGACGGCGAGCAGGCGTCCAGCTACTCCAAGAAGATGATCTCCACGCTCTCCCGCGAGCGCAAGAAGATCGAGCGGAACCTCAGCGGCATCCGGAACATGACCCGGCTCCCCGAGGCCCTGCTGGTCGTCGACCCGCGCCGCGAGCACATCGCCGTGGCCGAAGCCCGCAAGCTGGGCATCAAGGTCGTCGCTCTGCTTGACACCGACTGCGATCCCGACCTGATCGACCTGCCGATCCCCGGCAACGACGACAGCATGCGGTCGATCGAGCTGGTCATCAAGCGGCTGACCGACGCCATCATCGACGGCAAGGCCGCCGCCCCGGCCGAGCCCCCGCCGTCGGCCGACCGTGACGACCGCGACGACCGTCGCGGCGGCGACCGGCGCGACCGTGGCGATCGTCGCCGCGGCCCTGGCGGCCCCCGCGACGGCGGCATCCGGATGGGCGGCCCTCGGCCCCCGGCCCCGGCCCCGGTCGCCGAAGCTGCCGCTCCGGCCCCCGCTCCGGTCGAGTCCGCACCGGTCGAGCCTGCCCCGGCCTCCGAGCCCGCTCCGGTTGAGTCCACTCCGGCTCCCGCCTCCGAAGACGCTGCTCCGGCCGAAGGCGTCTGA
- a CDS encoding translation elongation factor Ts, with protein sequence MAEITAQAVNEFRKKTGLGLMECKKLLTEAGGDLAKAETLAKERGLKQAELRSGRAAKAGRVEAYIHHDSKSGVLLELNCETDFVARNDEFKQLAKDLALHVMAVNPKYVRREDVPEEAVAEQKRIFMSQVADKPVAIQEKIATGKIDAWYAESVLMDQPFIRDDSKSVKDVIMGVNARTGENISVARFARFIVGEER encoded by the coding sequence ATGGCCGAGATCACGGCTCAGGCTGTGAACGAGTTCCGCAAGAAGACCGGGCTGGGCCTGATGGAGTGCAAGAAGCTCCTGACCGAGGCCGGCGGCGACCTGGCCAAGGCCGAGACCCTGGCCAAGGAGCGCGGGCTGAAGCAGGCCGAGCTCCGCTCCGGCCGCGCCGCCAAGGCCGGCCGCGTCGAGGCGTACATCCACCACGACAGCAAGTCGGGCGTCCTGCTCGAGCTGAACTGCGAGACCGACTTCGTCGCCCGCAACGACGAGTTCAAGCAGCTCGCCAAGGACCTCGCCCTGCACGTCATGGCCGTGAACCCGAAGTACGTCCGCCGCGAGGACGTGCCCGAAGAGGCCGTGGCCGAGCAGAAGCGCATCTTCATGAGCCAGGTCGCCGACAAGCCGGTCGCCATCCAAGAGAAGATCGCGACCGGCAAGATCGACGCCTGGTACGCCGAATCCGTCCTGATGGATCAGCCGTTCATCCGCGACGACTCGAAGAGCGTCAAGGACGTCATCATGGGCGTCAACGCCCGGACCGGCGAGAACATCTCGGTCGCCCGCTTCGCCCGCTTCATCGTCGGCGAAGAGCGCTGA
- the pyrH gene encoding UMP kinase, with protein MDPNAPTGKAAFRRILLKLSGESFCRPGEGGISVEEVSRIARQISRIAALGVEVGVVVGGGNILRGAQLISRGADVIKEATAHYMGMTATVINGLALQDALESMGCETRLMTTIHMNEIAEPFIRRRALSHLSKGRIIVLSTGTGSPFVTTDTAAALRGKELGVDVLMKATRVDGVYSADPEKNPHAVLYESLNYDQVLRDELKVMDMTAIGMCMENRLPILVFNFKKEGNIERVVCGEPIGTWVGSATRPRAGL; from the coding sequence ATGGACCCCAACGCGCCGACCGGGAAAGCCGCCTTCCGTCGCATTCTGCTGAAACTCTCCGGCGAGAGCTTCTGCCGCCCCGGCGAAGGGGGCATCAGCGTCGAGGAGGTCAGCCGGATCGCCCGCCAGATCTCGCGCATCGCGGCCCTCGGCGTCGAGGTCGGCGTCGTGGTCGGGGGCGGCAACATCCTCCGCGGCGCCCAACTCATCAGTCGCGGCGCAGACGTCATCAAGGAAGCCACGGCCCACTACATGGGCATGACCGCAACGGTCATCAACGGCCTGGCCCTTCAGGACGCCCTGGAGAGCATGGGTTGCGAAACCCGACTGATGACCACCATCCACATGAACGAGATCGCCGAGCCGTTCATCCGCCGCCGCGCCCTCTCGCACCTGAGCAAAGGCCGGATCATCGTCCTGTCGACGGGGACCGGCAGCCCGTTCGTCACCACCGACACCGCCGCCGCCCTCCGCGGCAAGGAGCTCGGCGTCGACGTCTTGATGAAGGCCACCCGGGTCGACGGCGTCTACTCGGCCGATCCAGAGAAGAATCCTCACGCCGTCCTCTACGAGTCGCTCAACTATGATCAGGTCCTTCGCGACGAGTTGAAGGTCATGGATATGACGGCCATCGGCATGTGCATGGAAAACCGCCTGCCGATCCTGGTGTTCAACTTCAAGAAAGAAGGGAACATCGAGCGCGTCGTTTGCGGAGAGCCGATCGGCACCTGGGTCGGCTCCGCGACTCGCCCGCGAGCCGGGCTCTGA
- the frr gene encoding ribosome recycling factor — translation MSIEEIELEAEDRMEKSVTLLTDQLRGIRTGRANVGLVESVRVEYYGSSTPLKQLANLSTPEPQQILIRPFDPSVVGDIIKAIQTSDLGLTPNSDGKAVRLNIPPLSVEQRKKLVGRVKDLAEEARVSIRNIRRDANKQADVEQGEKILTEDDVTTCKEQIQSLTKKFEGRVNDLAEKKSEEILES, via the coding sequence ATGAGCATCGAAGAAATCGAACTCGAAGCCGAAGATCGGATGGAGAAGAGCGTCACGCTGCTGACCGACCAACTCCGCGGCATCCGCACCGGCCGCGCCAACGTCGGGCTCGTCGAGTCGGTCCGCGTCGAATACTACGGCTCCTCCACCCCGCTGAAGCAGCTCGCCAATCTGAGCACCCCTGAGCCTCAGCAGATCCTCATCCGTCCCTTCGACCCCTCGGTCGTCGGCGACATCATCAAGGCCATCCAGACCAGCGACCTGGGCCTGACTCCGAACTCCGACGGCAAGGCCGTCCGTCTCAATATCCCGCCTCTGTCGGTCGAGCAGCGTAAGAAGCTGGTCGGCCGCGTGAAGGACCTCGCCGAAGAGGCCCGCGTGTCGATCCGCAACATCCGCCGCGACGCCAACAAGCAGGCCGACGTCGAACAGGGCGAGAAGATCCTCACCGAGGACGACGTCACCACCTGCAAGGAACAGATCCAGTCCCTCACGAAGAAATTCGAGGGAAGGGTCAACGACCTCGCCGAAAAGAAGTCCGAAGAGATCCTTGAGTCCTGA
- a CDS encoding tyrosine-type recombinase/integrase — translation MPSPSSRTPSYRLHKGSGQAVVTIGGRDIYLGVYGSDASRRAYDRLIAEWLANGRRLRGDHPPTVAEIVVAYLGYVDSRYRSNEPTSIRTALKPCRELYGTVEATAFGPLALKAVRRRLLDSGICRSLVNRRVQAIVRMFKWAVGEELISSSTWEALRAVEGLRRGEASTRETEPVRPVDDQVVAATLPHVPRQVAAMIQLQRLTGARPGEVASMRGCDLDATGKTWIYRPASHKTAHHGKERTIFIGPAAQDVLLPFLRVDPTEPLFQPKEADQDRVAALRASRKTKVQPSQVDRSKPNPKRKPGTMYTAASYRRAIARGVEKANEARREKDPKAAPIPDWHPHQLRHSAATALRREFGLDVARAVLGHTSPVVTEIYAEMDQAKAREAMERVG, via the coding sequence ATGCCGTCCCCCTCTTCTCGGACCCCGTCCTACCGTCTTCACAAGGGGTCTGGTCAGGCCGTCGTCACCATCGGCGGCCGAGACATCTATCTAGGCGTCTACGGGTCCGACGCAAGCCGTCGGGCCTACGACCGCCTCATCGCCGAATGGTTGGCTAACGGCCGTCGACTTCGCGGGGATCATCCCCCAACGGTCGCTGAAATTGTCGTAGCCTACCTGGGCTACGTAGATTCACGGTATCGCTCGAACGAGCCGACCAGCATCAGGACGGCCCTGAAGCCGTGCCGGGAACTCTATGGGACGGTAGAAGCGACCGCTTTCGGTCCCCTCGCCCTGAAGGCCGTTCGCCGTAGGCTACTGGATTCCGGCATCTGCCGATCCCTGGTCAACCGTCGAGTTCAGGCGATCGTCCGAATGTTCAAATGGGCGGTCGGCGAGGAACTCATCTCCTCCTCCACCTGGGAGGCCCTGCGTGCCGTCGAAGGGCTTCGGCGCGGCGAAGCTTCGACTCGTGAGACCGAACCCGTGAGACCGGTCGACGACCAGGTCGTCGCGGCGACGCTCCCTCACGTCCCTCGCCAGGTGGCGGCAATGATCCAGCTGCAGCGTCTGACCGGCGCTCGGCCTGGCGAGGTCGCTTCCATGCGCGGCTGCGACCTGGACGCGACCGGGAAGACATGGATCTATCGCCCGGCGAGCCACAAGACGGCACACCATGGCAAGGAGCGGACGATCTTTATCGGCCCAGCCGCCCAGGACGTTCTACTGCCCTTCCTTCGGGTCGATCCGACCGAACCCCTCTTCCAGCCCAAAGAGGCCGACCAGGATCGTGTAGCGGCCCTCAGAGCGTCCAGGAAGACGAAGGTCCAGCCATCCCAGGTCGACCGGAGTAAGCCGAACCCGAAGCGGAAGCCGGGGACCATGTACACCGCGGCGAGCTACCGCAGGGCGATCGCCCGGGGCGTCGAGAAGGCGAACGAGGCTCGCCGCGAGAAGGATCCGAAAGCGGCCCCTATCCCCGACTGGCATCCCCACCAACTGCGACATTCAGCCGCAACGGCACTGCGTCGTGAATTCGGTCTCGACGTCGCCCGCGCCGTGCTGGGCCATACCTCGCCCGTCGTGACGGAGATCTACGCTGAGATGGACCAGGCGAAGGCCCGCGAGGCGATGGAACGGGTGGGGTGA